aagaaaagcttTTTTGCTTAGGTTTTGAAAGGGTTGAGTTATCTTCGAGACAAACATCAAATTATACATCGCGATGTTAAACCAAGCAACATTCTGGTCAACAGTCGAGGAGAGATCAAAATTTGTGACTTTGGAGTGTCTGGTCAGCTTATTGACTCCATGGCTAACTCATTTGTAGGAACGAGAAGTTACATGTCGGTACGTCGTCTTTAAATAAGTTTAGAAAAGTCATTTTCACTTCGAAATACcattaaaatgtatttttctgCTAGCCGGAACGATTACAAGGAACACACTATTCGATTCAGAGTGATGTCTGGTCTCTTGGGCTGTCGTTAGTTGAAATGGCCATTGGCATGTACCCTATCCCCCCACCTGATCCACAGGTATTGGCCAACATTTTTGGTGCAAAATTCAGCGAAGATCCTGAGAACATGACTCCGTCTCCTAGCAGTCGATCGCCTCGACAAAGTAATAATCCATTGTTTTTCGCATTTCTTTCAAATGCTTAGAGATCCGTTCTTGAAACCGCAGGCCAATTTCCTGGAGGAGTCGGCAATGGCCCTAGGCCGATGGCGATATTTGAGCTTTTGGATTACATTGTCAATGAACCACCTCCCAAACTACCGTCCGGCGTTTTCTCTGTGGAATTCAAAGATTTTGTCGATCGGTGTCTCAAGAAAAATCCGGCTGAACGACCCGCTCTACGTACACTAATGGTCTgttccacaattttttttttgtttttttctgatgtAGTTATTAAATCATTATTCTGTTCTTAGGGTCACGAATGGGTAAAAAAATGGACCTCTGAAAACGTGGAGATAGCTGGTTGGGTATGCAAGATCATCGATTTACAGCCTTCCACACCCACTAAACATCCcgaataaatttgtttattttttttctctccatctgATAAACTTTAACAACTTTATTGTTAAAAGAaagtccatttttttcttcttgtgctttttctaactaaaaaaatcttggaagATTACATTGGCGTTCACACACTATCCATCCAACAGTAGCACCCCAAGTCCTTGGGCTGGAAAATCTTCTGTTTCGTTTCGAGGATTCTATTTACTTGTCTACTCATCCGCCCAATTTACCACAGGGTAAGTGGatgtattgtttgttttgtttcttcttttccaaattttcagTCATAGAATTTCTGTGCGCTGCTGTGACATACGACGCGATCATACGCACAAAGTCGATCCAGCATTCTTCCAATGTGTATCTACTCTTTGTTTTCCCCGCCACACTCCAATCTTTTTGTCAAACCGTGAAGCTGCATAGTTAACAATCAAGatgaatttttcatctttggtGTCAAGgctttggaaagaaaagatgaggAGGTTGGAATTTTCTTGTTGACGATTTTGGAGCGTTGTGGACTCACCCAAAACGAACATTCCAAGTTATCCtcctattctttctttttctacaatCTTCCTGGCCCGCGCCGTTTATTAGTtgcaatttctttctttattctattTCCCATCCCTTCTTTTAATGtatagaagagaagaaaaaaaaatctgtgtcAACTCGTGGAAGAAATTGTCGCCattgtgtgtgctgttggaCTCGGCAGAGTAAAGATGGTCCAGAGCtaattgtttagtttttttttgtttttcttttctttgctttgaAACGAAGAATGAATGCACAGAATTACGTGTGATTTAGGTTTCTtcatgaatcaaaataaaaacaaggaaaaagagacgtgTCTCAATCATCGTGAGTGAATTTAGTGCGCAGTGCGGTGATATTGTGGCGAACGTCCCTGGACAGTCGAAGCTGGGCAGAAGCATGAGTCAGCTGCATGGCGCAATCTGGATGTGCAGTATGCGGCAAAAGTGTACACTCTCTATCTAAAATGACGGCCATAGTCTCCAACAGATCTGCAAACCCCATGGAGAGTGCTGCTCGTTTGAGCCGGTTGAGTTCCTTCaagttaataaaaacaaaaggttaactagtttttggttttaaaaaacattttgtggaTTCGGCATCACCTTGTAAAAGTGTTGAGTCTTATCGGGCATTTTCCTAGCGTGGCGCAAGATTTTCTGAATGTCAGCTTGAAGATTGCCAGGTTGAACCCAGACGACACAGCTTTGGGCATAGCTGCGCTTTTCATTAGGTTTGATGGGAAAAGTGGTGAAACTGCCAGGAGAAGTTGCTTCACTGAATGACCCAAGCAAACTCAAATCACCTAACCAAGGTATGCACTTCGTtcctttaaatttaattccatATTTAGTAGGATCCAAAAATTCACTTGAATAAACTGTGATTGTTTTACCTGGTTCAAAGATGGATaacatcaaatttgatttctttttactgtCTGCCCAAGAGTATAGCAGACCGTACCACTTTTCTCCTACATTGCATATAGCGCCCATATTTTCAACCTTGAAATTAAaggttgaaattatttttttaaagggttATAAAGAATAGTAGTTACTTTAAGGGCGCCATGAAGTAGGACACAGAAAGAAGgattctttccttcttctggCGTAGCCAAAAGATCGTCTTCACCTTCTCCTTCCGCTTTTAGCTCAACCAACGAAGCATCACTCTTGTTAGCTGAGTGTACGGGAAGTACTAAGTGTCTGGATACAGCAGGCGGACTTGCTACGTCAATGAGATCGACAAAACCACATATGGTGATATCTTTAGAAATCTTACAGTGTATAACTTCCATGTCTCCAATATGGTGATGAtcctttgaaatttaaaaatagtttgatCGTTACTATTACATTGAAAAATGCTTTCTGCGTTACTTACTCGAGGAGGAGGGTACAACAAAATGGAATCCGA
The sequence above is a segment of the Daphnia pulex isolate KAP4 chromosome 11, ASM2113471v1 genome. Coding sequences within it:
- the LOC124207922 gene encoding dual specificity mitogen-activated protein kinase kinase 1-like isoform X1; translated protein: MSKNKFNLTLPPVEPDPVSTPSPGETSGRSNNIAAAINSAKSMTQTSSVVIHSGIDSGNTTMGNTTLEALQKQLEELDIDELQRQRLHKFLSQKQEVGELTDDDFDKLGELGAGNGGVVTKVRHRPSGLIMARKLIHLEVKPAIKKQIIRELKVLHECNSPHIVGFYGAFYSDGEISICMEYMDGGSLDLILKKAGRIPEQYLGKITIAVLKGLSYLRDKHQIIHRDVKPSNILVNSRGEIKICDFGVSGQLIDSMANSFVGTRSYMSPERLQGTHYSIQSDVWSLGLSLVEMAIGMYPIPPPDPQVLANIFGAKFSEDPENMTPSPSSRSPRQSQFPGGVGNGPRPMAIFELLDYIVNEPPPKLPSGVFSVEFKDFVDRCLKKNPAERPALRTLMGHEWVKKWTSENVEIAGWVCKIIDLQPSTPTKHPE
- the LOC124207922 gene encoding dual specificity mitogen-activated protein kinase kinase 1-like isoform X2 gives rise to the protein MSKNKFNLTLPPVEPDPVSTPSPGETSGRSNNIAAAINSAKSMTQTSSVVIHSGIDGNTTMGNTTLEALQKQLEELDIDELQRQRLHKFLSQKQEVGELTDDDFDKLGELGAGNGGVVTKVRHRPSGLIMARKLIHLEVKPAIKKQIIRELKVLHECNSPHIVGFYGAFYSDGEISICMEYMDGGSLDLILKKAGRIPEQYLGKITIAVLKGLSYLRDKHQIIHRDVKPSNILVNSRGEIKICDFGVSGQLIDSMANSFVGTRSYMSPERLQGTHYSIQSDVWSLGLSLVEMAIGMYPIPPPDPQVLANIFGAKFSEDPENMTPSPSSRSPRQSQFPGGVGNGPRPMAIFELLDYIVNEPPPKLPSGVFSVEFKDFVDRCLKKNPAERPALRTLMGHEWVKKWTSENVEIAGWVCKIIDLQPSTPTKHPE
- the LOC124207920 gene encoding integrator complex subunit 14-like, yielding MPLAIVLDVSLSMSRVVSTPEEEEEYQRKHLAIHGINVLLDHLNTHSKLEFVSLVVFSSMYEILSSFTRDYDAVRAKLQNIEDRDKTYLEAALHGVSILINDEWGQNTPCHVLLITDGSSSLNILGLSRTLLNGQRGSTRPEEALPFLPFNFPAKFHVIAITSPDDPALAVSMPVYQKIIDLSGAEGSVFVPEGGLSLKSVQNMFTKIAELHYSSFEGTLRSGSLSDSILLYPPPRDHHHIGDMEVIHCKISKDITICGFVDLIDVASPPAVSRHLVLPVHSANKSDASLVELKAEGEGEDDLLATPEEGKNPSFCVLLHGALKVENMGAICNVGEKWYGLLYSWADSKKKSNLMLSIFEPGTKCIPWLGDLSLLGSFSEATSPGSFTTFPIKPNEKRSYAQSCVVWVQPGNLQADIQKILRHARKMPDKTQHFYKELNRLKRAALSMGFADLLETMAVILDRECTLLPHTAHPDCAMQLTHASAQLRLSRDVRHNITALRTKFTHDD